CCTAAACCGCCCGCCACCTACACCAACCCCGTGTGGGACGCCGACTTTGCCGACCCCACCGTCATCCGGGCGCGCGACGGCAACTACTACGCTTACGGCACCGAAACGCGCCGGGCGGGTAAGGTGCTCAACATTCAGGTGGCCCGCTCGCCCGATCTAGTTCATTGGACGCACCTAGGCGACGCCCTACCGGCAAAGCCAGGCTGGGCCAAAAGCACCGACTCGTTTTGGGCCCCGCACGTAAGCGAGGTGGGCGGCAAATACTACATGTACTTCTCGGCCAAACCCGACAACGCGGTGGATAGCAAGGACCCTGGCGCGGGGCTATGCCTGGCCACGGCCGTGGCCACTTCGCCGGCCGGGCCGTTCGTGCCCACCAACGAGCCCTTGCAGTGCGGGCCAAGCTTCGTGAACATCGACCCCATGCAGTTCGACGACCCGGCAACGGGTAAGCGGCTGCTGTACTGGGGCTCGGGCTTCGGGGCCCTGAAGGTGCGCGAGCTGGCAGCCGACCGGCTGCATTTCGCGCCCGGCAGCGTGGCCACGGACCTGGTTTTCCCGGACAAAACCGATAGCCCCGACAACTACCAGAAGCTAGTGGAGGGGAGTTGGGTAGTGCTGCGGAATGGCTGGTATTACCTCTTCTACTCCGGCGACAACTGCTGCGGCGACCGGGCCCACTACGCGGTGCTGGTGGCCCGCTCGCGCAGCGCTACGGGGCCCTTCGAAACGCGCCAACACGCCACCGGGGCCCCCAACAGCGCCATCCTGGTGCGCAACGCCCGGTGGCTGGCCCCCGGCCACAACTCGGTGGTGACCGACGCGGCTGGCCACGACTGGATTACCTACCACGCCATCGGCACCGGGCGCAAAACCTTCGACGCGGTGAACGCCGAACAGGAAGGCACGCGCCGGGTGATGCTGCTCGACCGGCTCGACTACGTGGACGGCTGGCCCCGCGTGGTGCCCGACGGCACGCCCAGCACCGGCCCGCAGCCGGCACCCGCCGTTCCGCAGCCCTGACGCCCTGCTTTCCTCCGCTCTTTTTTACATCCTGTTATGAAAAACGTCCTCTCTTGCCTGGCACTGGGCTTCTTGGCGCTGGCTGCTTTTTCCAGTCGGGCCACCACTTTTTACCGAAGCGCGCCGAGCGATAATTCCGCTTTTCAGGGCTTGGTGGACTAGGCACGGGCGGGCGATGTGGTTATCCTGCGCGCGGGCCGCCACTACGTTACCACGCCCATCCGCCTGACCGCCGGCAAGGACGGCGTCGCCATCCGCGGCGAAGCCGAGGCCGTGGTGCGCAAGGCCCCGGCTTCGCACCACGCGGCGGCGTTTGAAATCACGGACGACAACAACACGCCGGACCTGCTGGAGCTGGACGACGGCAACCTGCCCGAGGCCGGCCTCATCGGCCACGGCCAGCACAACACCGTGTCGAACAGCCCGGTGCAAAACTGCGGCAGCGCGGCGGCCCTGGAAGCTGGTGGTGACCCACTGGCCAGGCCGGTTCGGTTCGCTGCTTCCTACCCGTTTTTATTTCCTTCCGTATGCCGTTGCTTCCCAATTTTTTAATCCGCGCCGCGCTGCTGGGGGCCCTCGTGGCCTGCCAGGGCACCACCGCCACGGTGGCCCCCAGCACCCCGCCCGTCACCCCGCCCCCGGCCGGGCCGGCGGCCACCACGTTTACCAACCCGCTGCTGGCCTCGGGGCCCGACCCGTGGGTGTACCAAAAGGACGGGTTCTATTACTTCCTGAACACGAGCGGCGGCGACGTGCGCATCCGCAAAACGGCCAAGATGTCGGAGTTGGCGACGGGGTCCATTCAGATTGTGTGGCGGCCCACCAACGTCGCCAACTCGCGCGACGTGTGGGCCCCGGAGCTGCACTTCCTCGACGGCAAGTGGTACATCTACTTCACGGCGGGGCCCGGCAACTGCTGCGGCGGCCAGCGCCTGTGGGTGCTCGAAAACGCCAGCGCTGACCCCACCCAGGGCACCTGGACGGAGAAGGGCCGCCTCTTCAACCCCAACGACGACCAGTGGGCCATCGACGGCACGGTGTTCGAGCAGGGCGGCAAGCGCTACTTGCTGTGGTCGGGCCACCGCACCGACGGCGACGACACGCAGCGCATTTACATTTCCGAAATGAGCAACCCCTGGACGCTGACCGGCCCGCGCGTGGAGCTGAGCAGCCCGCAGTACGACTGGGAAAAGTATGGCCCCATACCGGTGAACGAGGGCCCCGAAATTATAAAGCACGGCAGCAGCACGTTCCTAATCTACTCGGCCAGCCACTGCAACACCGACGACTACGCCCTGGGCGAGCTGCGCATGAGCAGCACCGCCGACCCGCTGGTGGCCGCCAATTGGAGCAAGTCGGCCACGCCGGTACTCGTCAAAAACCCCGCCGGCGGGGCCTATGGGCCGGGCCACAACGGCTTCTTTAAGTCGAAGGACGGCACCGAGGATTGGATTGTGTACCACGCCAACAACGCCGCCAACCAGGGCTGCGGCGACGCCCGCAACCCCCGCATGCAGAAGTTTACCTGGAACGCCGACGACTCGCCCAACTTTGGCGCACCCGTGGCCATTAACACTGCTCTGGCCCGGCCTGCGGGCGAATAGCGAGGGCCCTCACTTTCCCCCATTTGCGCCATGAACAAGCTTTTTCGCTGCCTGGGGGCCCTGGCCGGCTTGCTGGCCCTAGCCGCCCCCGCCGCCGCCCAAACCCGGCTCGACATCAGCCGGCCCACCTACTACCCGCGCGTCATCCGGCTGGCCCAGGGCCCCGGGGCGGGCCGCCTGCTGGCCAGCTTCGATGTGGGCAAGGCTGGTACCATTTACGAAAGCCCCGACAACGGCCGCACCTGGCAGCACCTGGCCGACGTGGCCGACGCCACGCCGCCGGGCATGTGCTGCTCGGGCCTGTACGAAGTGCCGCAGGCCCTGGGGGATACCCCGGCCGGCGCGCTGCTGTGGGCCACTTCGGTGGGCACCGACCGCGGCGGGCGCGGGCCGTGCAGCATCCGCGCGTACCGCAGCCTGGACGGCGGGCGCACCTGGGCCTTCTTTTCCGAGCCCGTGAGGGGCTTCATCGGGCTGTGGGAAGCCGAGTTTGCGGTGGACGCGGCGGGCCAGCTGGTGGTGTATTATTCCACCGAAGAGCACAAAGCCGACGGCTACAACCAGGCCCTGGCCCACAAAACCTCGGCCGACGGCGGCCGCACTTGGGGCCCCGAAACCCTCGACGTGGGCCGCCCCGACGGGGCCCTGCGCCCGGGCATGGCCGTGGTGCGCCGCCTGCCCGACGGCACCTACGCCATGAGCTACGAGCTGTGCGGCCAGGGCTGCGACGCCTACTTGCGCCGCTCGCCCGACGGCACGCACTGGGGCAACCCAGCTGACCTGGGCACCCGCATTGAGTCGGCCGAAGGCCACCACTTTGCCCACGCCCCCACCCTGGCCTGGGCCCCGCTGCCCGGCCAGCCCCAGGGCCGCCTACTGGCCGTGGGCCAGCTGCTGCTCAGCAACGCCGACAACGCCGTGGCCCCTGCCAGCGGCCGGGTGTACATGCTAAACGACCACAACGGCCAGGGCCCCTGGACGGAGGTGCCCGCCCCCGTGCCCGTGCCCGAGGCCAAGGACAACCCCTGCCCCAACTACAGCTCGCAGCTGGTGCCCGGCGCCGACGGCCTGACCGTACTGGAGGTAGCCCTAAACTTCGTGGACGGCACCTGCCAAGCCTTTTACCAAACGGCCCCGCTGCCCACGCCGCCCGCCCGGGCAAAAGCGAGCCGCAAAAAACGGCCGTAGGTTTGGGCCGCTTTCCGCATTTCACTTTTTAGCTTTTCCTCGCTTTGCGCTTTCAACATTCGTTCCTCGCGTTTT
This genomic stretch from Hymenobacter sp. PAMC 26628 harbors:
- a CDS encoding glycoside hydrolase family 43 protein, with protein sequence MATLITRTGYLLAGALLVSSGGALPTRAQGPGRAAGGPKPPATYTNPVWDADFADPTVIRARDGNYYAYGTETRRAGKVLNIQVARSPDLVHWTHLGDALPAKPGWAKSTDSFWAPHVSEVGGKYYMYFSAKPDNAVDSKDPGAGLCLATAVATSPAGPFVPTNEPLQCGPSFVNIDPMQFDDPATGKRLLYWGSGFGALKVRELAADRLHFAPGSVATDLVFPDKTDSPDNYQKLVEGSWVVLRNGWYYLFYSGDNCCGDRAHYAVLVARSRSATGPFETRQHATGAPNSAILVRNARWLAPGHNSVVTDAAGHDWITYHAIGTGRKTFDAVNAEQEGTRRVMLLDRLDYVDGWPRVVPDGTPSTGPQPAPAVPQP
- a CDS encoding glycoside hydrolase family 43 protein, whose product is MPLLPNFLIRAALLGALVACQGTTATVAPSTPPVTPPPAGPAATTFTNPLLASGPDPWVYQKDGFYYFLNTSGGDVRIRKTAKMSELATGSIQIVWRPTNVANSRDVWAPELHFLDGKWYIYFTAGPGNCCGGQRLWVLENASADPTQGTWTEKGRLFNPNDDQWAIDGTVFEQGGKRYLLWSGHRTDGDDTQRIYISEMSNPWTLTGPRVELSSPQYDWEKYGPIPVNEGPEIIKHGSSTFLIYSASHCNTDDYALGELRMSSTADPLVAANWSKSATPVLVKNPAGGAYGPGHNGFFKSKDGTEDWIVYHANNAANQGCGDARNPRMQKFTWNADDSPNFGAPVAINTALARPAGE
- a CDS encoding sialidase family protein, with protein sequence MNKLFRCLGALAGLLALAAPAAAQTRLDISRPTYYPRVIRLAQGPGAGRLLASFDVGKAGTIYESPDNGRTWQHLADVADATPPGMCCSGLYEVPQALGDTPAGALLWATSVGTDRGGRGPCSIRAYRSLDGGRTWAFFSEPVRGFIGLWEAEFAVDAAGQLVVYYSTEEHKADGYNQALAHKTSADGGRTWGPETLDVGRPDGALRPGMAVVRRLPDGTYAMSYELCGQGCDAYLRRSPDGTHWGNPADLGTRIESAEGHHFAHAPTLAWAPLPGQPQGRLLAVGQLLLSNADNAVAPASGRVYMLNDHNGQGPWTEVPAPVPVPEAKDNPCPNYSSQLVPGADGLTVLEVALNFVDGTCQAFYQTAPLPTPPARAKASRKKRP